In Oryctolagus cuniculus chromosome 18, mOryCun1.1, whole genome shotgun sequence, the DNA window GGAGAGAATAGGCGTCTAGATGCATAAGCAAGTTAGCAAAAATTTAGCATTTTCCTTTCCCAGCAGGGAGAGCAGAACTGGGAGATTCGGGAGTCAGTGGCGAGAAGCACAAAGGAGCTGAAGGTTGGGAAAGATGAACTCACAAGCACGGAGGTGGGCACAAGCCACTGGCCTGGATTTACAAAGGAGAAGCAAAAAGTcaaaatggaagagagagagtagAACAAGATAAAAGAGCTCACCAGGGTGAGGATGGTGCGTGTGGCCCTGGCCTCACGGCGGGGCCTGGGAGAGAGGCAGCTGCTCTCTGTGCAGGTGCTGCACGCGCCGCTTGTGCCTGTGCAGGACGAGGGCCATGGAGCCACTGGCCCAGACCATGAGGCTCAGATTTAGTGTATCAAAGGACAAGAACATGACTCCGTGCAGTCTACTTAAAAATGAGCTTAGAATGTGGGCAGAGCAGTAGCCAAAGTTTTGTCTCATCACACTCATGTTTTTGCTATTTAGCGACTGAGTCATCTTCAAAGGAACGATTGTATTTAGCAAGAGATGCAGGATCCAGAGGAGGCTACAGCAGAAACAAATGGACTTTGGGGATCTTGTTGTGATGTGCAGCTGAGAGTAACTGGAGCAAAGTTTAGTGGCCTGGAAGACACTCAGGAGGCAGGTGGTGCTGAGGGAAACTCCTCTGCCCACCCTGTGTAGGTAGAAGACAACTTTACATCCAGCATCATCCAGGAAATACTTCCATCCGAAAGCTGCCATTGTCTGCATGATCCCTCTGGAGAAAAGCACCGTGGAGTTGGCTAAGACCAGCTGGTTGAGAATCAAGTCTGTGGATCTCACCTGATGTCGAGTGAACAGAACGAAGTTATAGAGACAAAGCAGAGCAGAGTTTCCCAAGATTCCAGCTCCTGTCTGAGTGAGGAGGATGCTCGCCATTCCCAAGTGAGCTGAACTCATCACTTCAGTTTCTGGGTGATGCTGATTTTAGCAGCTGTCAGAGAGGTGGGCAGAGGAAGGAAAAAGCAGTACCACGATCATGCCTGGTAACTATGTGGCTAAAGGACAGATGGTTTCCCACCCTCAGTGGATATTTGTGCAAATGGGTG includes these proteins:
- the ORYCUNV1R1556 gene encoding vomeronasal 1 receptor oryCunV1R1556 (The RefSeq protein has 1 substitution, 1 frameshift compared to this genomic sequence) encodes the protein MSSAHLGMASILLTQTGAGILGNSALLCLYNFVLFTRHQVRATDLILNQLVLANSTVLFSRGIMQTMAAFGWKYFLDDAGCKVVFYLHRVGRGVSLSTTCLLSVFQATKLCSSYSQLHITTRSPKSICFCCSLLWILHLLLNTIVPLKMTQSLNSKNMSVMRQNFGYCSAHILSSFLSRLHGVMFLSFDTLNLSLMVWASGSMALVLHRHKRRVQHLHSSCLSPRPRREARATRTILTLVSSFILFYSLSSILTFCFSFVNPGQWLVPTSVLVSSSFPTFSSFVLLATDSRISQFCSPCWERKMLNFC